ATGGGCTAAAATAGAGAGCTAAAAGCAATCAATAAAAATCAAGCAGGAATTTTTGGAGTATTTTAAAATGTATGTGTGGTATTAGAAATCGTGCAAGAATCAAAAATTAAGGGAATTTTAGTGGTGTTGCAAAGAATCATAGAAGAATCAAAAAGCTAGATTTTAATAAGGATTTGTAAAATCTAGCTTTGATTTTTGTAAAAGATTCATATCTATCTTAGTCTGTGAATATGTTTTACTAGCTATTTGTCCCGCTAGCTATTTGCCTTGCTAGAAAATAGCTCTTGCTAGCTTGTTTTATCAAAGATAAGTCCTAGCGTTTCATTCATTTTGCGTGCAAGCTCTATGGCATCTCTGCTAGGGATTTCGCGGATAATCTTGCCACTATTTGGTTCTTTTACCGTTACTACAAGCCCTCGAATATCCTCGCTGTAACTGAAATTTATATCCGTGCCAATATCACGCATTTTTTTATTCATTTCTTTGCTAAGATTGACTAAATCTTGTTTGGTTTGCGCCGAATCTTGCTCTTGTGTGGCTTTGCGTTTTTCATCTTGCGTTGCGTTTGAAGCGCGTAGATTTGAAGCTCGCACGGTATCCATTCCTCGTGCTTCT
This genomic stretch from Helicobacter macacae MIT 99-5501 harbors:
- a CDS encoding flagellar protein FlaG translates to MAEVNTAQVSTIRDTLYNMASSAGEARGMDTVRASNLRASNATQDEKRKATQEQDSAQTKQDLVNLSKEMNKKMRDIGTDINFSYSEDIRGLVVTVKEPNSGKIIREIPSRDAIELARKMNETLGLIFDKTS